The Tenacibaculum jejuense genome includes a window with the following:
- a CDS encoding fasciclin domain-containing protein: MLFKTIKKAAVLSLILSFGLLISCDDDDDTKVGGDQNDIVQIASSNNNLSILVQALQKADLVTALQADGPFTVFAPTNEAFQALLDSKASWNSLDDVPVDVLKSVLLYHVVQAKALSTDLTNGQDLTTLSQGTLTVDTTSGVKINTGAEQSVSVITPNVEASNGVVHIVDQVFLPSKIQDIVDLAVNTDNLSTLVAALQKVNLVSALQADGPFTVFAPTNDAFQDLLDSNMSWNSLDDIPADVLTNVLLFHVISGKVESTDLSDTYVNTLAKGPNDEPLSLQVEVTGGVEFNGDAKPVTVNVGATNGVVHIIDKVMLPPNVVTLALNNAGFTSLVAALTDTRHTTDFVSVLSGDGPFTVFAPTNDAFQALLDSNMSWNTIADIPIATLDAVLKYHVISGANVQADQLMNGDVMTLGGTITIDLTSGAQINTSSSQTVNILVGPATNDVQGTNGVIHGVDKVLLP, encoded by the coding sequence ATGTTATTTAAAACAATTAAAAAAGCAGCAGTCTTGAGCTTAATATTGAGTTTCGGACTTTTAATATCTTGTGATGATGATGACGATACTAAAGTAGGGGGAGATCAAAACGATATTGTACAAATCGCTTCATCAAACAACAACTTATCAATTTTAGTTCAAGCACTTCAAAAAGCAGATTTAGTAACAGCGTTACAAGCTGACGGACCATTCACAGTTTTTGCTCCAACAAACGAAGCTTTTCAAGCACTTTTAGATTCTAAGGCTTCATGGAACTCTTTAGATGATGTTCCAGTTGATGTTTTAAAGAGTGTTTTATTATACCATGTTGTTCAAGCAAAAGCTTTATCAACAGATTTAACGAACGGACAAGATTTAACTACTTTAAGTCAAGGTACTTTAACAGTAGATACAACTTCAGGAGTTAAAATAAATACAGGAGCTGAACAGTCTGTTTCAGTAATTACACCAAATGTAGAAGCATCTAACGGAGTTGTACATATTGTTGATCAAGTATTTTTACCAAGTAAAATTCAAGATATAGTAGATTTAGCAGTGAATACTGATAATTTAAGCACTTTAGTAGCTGCATTACAAAAAGTAAATTTAGTTTCTGCTTTACAAGCAGACGGACCATTTACAGTATTTGCGCCTACAAACGATGCTTTTCAAGATTTATTAGATTCTAACATGAGCTGGAATTCCTTAGATGATATTCCTGCAGATGTATTAACTAATGTATTATTATTCCACGTAATAAGCGGTAAAGTTGAATCAACAGATTTATCAGACACTTATGTAAATACTTTAGCTAAAGGACCAAACGATGAGCCACTTTCTTTGCAAGTTGAAGTAACAGGAGGAGTAGAATTCAATGGAGATGCAAAACCAGTAACAGTAAACGTTGGTGCAACAAACGGAGTTGTACATATTATAGATAAAGTTATGTTACCACCAAATGTAGTTACATTAGCATTAAATAATGCAGGATTTACTTCATTAGTAGCAGCTTTAACAGACACAAGACACACAACTGATTTTGTATCAGTTTTATCAGGTGACGGACCATTTACAGTTTTTGCACCTACAAACGATGCTTTCCAAGCTTTATTAGATTCTAACATGAGCTGGAACACGATAGCAGATATTCCAATTGCAACTTTAGATGCAGTTTTAAAATACCACGTTATCAGTGGAGCTAACGTTCAAGCAGATCAATTAATGAACGGTGATGTAATGACTTTAGGAGGAACAATTACTATCGATTTAACTTCTGGAGCTCAAATTAATACATCAAGTTCACAAACCGTTAATATCCTTGTAGGACCAGCTACAAATGATGTACAAGGTACTAACGGAGTTATTCATGGGGTTGATAAGGTATTGTTACCTTAA
- the typA gene encoding translational GTPase TypA, which yields MQSIRNIAIIAHVDHGKTTLVDKIIDQAKILDERKERKDLLLDNNDLERERGITILSKNVSVNYKGVKINVIDTPGHADFGGEVERVLKMADGVLLLVDAFEGPMPQTRFVLGKALELGLTPIVVVNKVDKENCTPDLVHEKVFDLMFALEATEEQLDFTTIYGSAKNGWMSTDWQNETDNIIPLLDAVLETIPEAPYREGTPQMQITSLDYSSFKGRIAIGRVYRGDLEKNKDYMLCKADGTNKKVRIKELHVFEGMGKVETDKVRSGDICAVTGIDDFEIGDTIADLENPEALDRIEVDKPTMSMLFTINNSPFYGKEGKYVTSRHLRDRLYKETEKNLALRIEDTDTEDKFNVFGRGILHLSVLIETMRREGYELQVGRPQVILKDIDGTKCEPYETLVIDVPEELASKAINLVTMRKGDLLVMEPKGDLQHLEFDIPSRGLIGLRNKLLTATQGEAIINHRLRGYDAYKGEFSDLVNGAIVSSESGKATAYAIDRLQDRGKFFIDPNQEIYKGQVVGENAKQDDLAVNLIKGKKLTNVRASGSDDGVKIAPKIDMSLEECMEYIKDDEYLEVTPESLRIRKINFR from the coding sequence ATGCAATCCATAAGAAATATAGCAATTATAGCACACGTAGATCATGGTAAAACTACTTTGGTAGATAAAATCATTGATCAAGCTAAAATATTAGATGAGCGTAAAGAGCGTAAAGATTTATTGTTAGATAATAATGATCTAGAAAGAGAAAGAGGAATAACAATCTTATCTAAAAACGTTTCTGTAAATTATAAAGGAGTTAAAATTAATGTAATTGATACTCCTGGTCACGCCGATTTCGGAGGAGAAGTAGAGCGTGTATTAAAAATGGCAGATGGTGTTTTATTATTAGTTGATGCTTTTGAAGGACCAATGCCACAAACTCGTTTCGTATTAGGAAAAGCATTAGAATTAGGATTAACACCAATCGTGGTAGTAAATAAGGTAGACAAAGAAAACTGTACACCAGATTTAGTACATGAAAAAGTATTCGATTTAATGTTCGCTTTAGAAGCTACAGAAGAACAATTAGATTTTACTACAATTTATGGTTCTGCTAAAAATGGTTGGATGAGTACTGACTGGCAGAACGAAACAGATAATATCATTCCTTTATTAGATGCTGTTTTAGAAACTATTCCAGAAGCACCGTATAGAGAAGGAACACCACAAATGCAAATCACGTCATTAGATTATTCTTCATTCAAAGGAAGAATTGCTATTGGTAGAGTGTACAGGGGAGATTTAGAGAAGAATAAAGATTACATGTTATGTAAAGCAGATGGAACGAACAAAAAAGTTCGTATCAAAGAATTACATGTTTTCGAAGGAATGGGGAAAGTTGAAACTGATAAAGTTCGTAGTGGAGACATTTGTGCCGTAACAGGAATTGATGATTTTGAAATCGGAGATACAATTGCTGATTTAGAAAATCCTGAAGCTTTAGATCGTATTGAAGTAGATAAGCCTACGATGAGTATGTTATTTACAATTAACAACTCACCTTTTTATGGTAAAGAAGGTAAATATGTAACATCTCGTCACTTACGTGATCGTTTGTATAAAGAAACAGAGAAAAACTTAGCTTTACGTATTGAGGATACAGATACAGAAGATAAATTTAATGTGTTTGGTCGTGGTATTCTTCACTTATCTGTTTTAATTGAAACTATGCGTAGGGAAGGATATGAATTACAAGTTGGTCGTCCACAAGTAATTTTAAAAGATATTGATGGTACTAAATGTGAACCATATGAAACATTAGTAATTGATGTTCCTGAAGAGTTAGCAAGTAAAGCAATTAACTTGGTAACTATGCGTAAAGGAGATTTATTAGTAATGGAACCAAAAGGAGATTTACAACACTTAGAGTTCGATATTCCTTCTCGTGGTTTAATAGGTTTACGTAATAAATTATTAACAGCAACTCAAGGTGAAGCAATTATTAACCACCGTTTAAGAGGTTATGACGCTTACAAAGGTGAGTTTTCTGATTTAGTAAACGGAGCTATCGTTTCTTCTGAAAGTGGAAAAGCAACAGCATATGCTATTGATCGTTTACAAGATAGAGGTAAGTTTTTCATAGATCCTAACCAAGAAATCTATAAAGGTCAGGTTGTAGGTGAAAATGCTAAACAAGATGATTTAGCTGTAAACTTAATTAAAGGAAAGAAGTTAACAAACGTTCGTGCTTCTGGATCTGATGATGGAGTTAAAATCGCACCAAAAATCGACATGTCATTAGAAGAATGTATGGAATACATTAAAGATGATGAGTATTTAGAAGTAACTCCAGAGAGTTTAAGAATCAGAAAGATAAACTTTAGATAA
- the fahA gene encoding fumarylacetoacetase, whose product MEITANNPNRKSWLKVEETSDFPIQNIPFGVFLTRDDIITIGTRIGDFAIDLGALHQLGYFEGIPLTDDIFLQDTLNDFIADGRKTWRLVRNRIADIFDVKNGKLRDNADHKDKIIFRMDEIEMLLPVQVGDYTDFYASKEHATNVGSLFRDPKNALLPNWLHIPIGYHGRSSSIIPSGTPIRRPIGQSRPTEEGGAPGFGPSKLLDFELEMAFITTVSNDLGDRISVEEAEDYIFGLVLFNDWSARDIQAWEYQPLGPFLGKNFASTISPWIVTLDALEPFRVDNPKQEPQPLPYLQHEGKHSFDINLQMAIQPENEKETIVCNSNFKYMYWTMAQQLAHHTVNGCPVEAGDMMGSGTISGPTEDSFGSMLELTWKGQNPIKLNDGSERKFINDHDTVIMRGYSQNNEVRIGFGECTGKILPSKPFKK is encoded by the coding sequence ATGGAAATAACAGCCAATAACCCTAACAGAAAATCGTGGTTAAAAGTTGAAGAAACTTCAGATTTCCCAATTCAAAATATACCTTTTGGAGTTTTCTTAACTCGTGATGATATTATTACCATTGGAACAAGAATTGGTGATTTTGCAATTGATTTAGGTGCCTTACATCAATTAGGTTACTTTGAAGGTATTCCATTAACTGACGATATTTTTTTACAAGACACATTAAATGACTTTATTGCTGACGGAAGAAAAACTTGGCGATTAGTTAGAAATAGAATTGCTGATATCTTTGATGTTAAAAATGGTAAACTTCGTGATAATGCAGATCACAAAGACAAAATCATTTTTAGAATGGACGAAATTGAAATGCTTTTACCAGTTCAAGTTGGTGATTATACTGACTTTTATGCTAGTAAAGAGCATGCAACTAATGTAGGTAGTTTGTTTAGAGATCCTAAAAATGCTTTATTACCAAACTGGTTACACATTCCTATTGGATATCACGGTAGAAGTTCTTCTATTATTCCTTCTGGAACACCAATACGAAGACCTATTGGACAATCTAGACCGACTGAAGAAGGTGGAGCACCAGGTTTTGGACCCTCGAAATTATTAGATTTTGAATTAGAAATGGCATTTATTACTACTGTTTCTAATGACTTAGGAGATCGTATCTCTGTTGAAGAAGCTGAAGATTATATTTTTGGATTGGTATTATTTAACGACTGGTCTGCAAGAGATATTCAAGCTTGGGAGTACCAACCTTTAGGTCCTTTCTTAGGTAAAAACTTTGCTTCTACTATTTCACCTTGGATTGTAACTTTAGATGCTTTAGAACCTTTTAGAGTTGACAACCCTAAACAAGAACCACAACCTTTACCGTATTTACAACACGAAGGAAAACATAGTTTCGATATCAATTTACAAATGGCAATTCAGCCAGAAAACGAAAAAGAAACTATCGTTTGTAATTCAAACTTTAAATACATGTATTGGACAATGGCTCAGCAATTAGCACATCATACTGTGAATGGTTGTCCTGTTGAAGCTGGTGATATGATGGGAAGTGGAACTATTTCTGGACCAACAGAAGATAGTTTTGGTTCCATGTTAGAATTAACTTGGAAAGGACAAAATCCTATTAAATTGAATGATGGTAGTGAACGTAAATTTATCAACGATCATGATACTGTTATCATGAGAGGATATTCACAAAATAATGAAGTAAGAATTGGATTTGGTGAATGTACTGGTAAAATTTTACCTTCAAAACCATTCAAAAAATAA
- a CDS encoding DEAD/DEAH box helicase, which translates to MSATDSKNKVGKSLYNYQKEALFNIFKSFENAPENYHLLYQLPTGGGKTVIFSEITRQYLKHYQKKVLIMTHRIELCKQTARMLGEFGVENKIIDSKAELDDQGDYDCFVAMVETLNNRLNDDILDISDVGLVIIDEAHYNSFTKLFKFFNKSFILGVTATPLSSNIKMPMKDNYDHLIVGESIATLIENEYLAKANIYSYNVGLTSLEVGANGDYTVKSSEDLYTNSNMLSKLLQAYEERAKGTKTLIFNNGINTSLYVYDTFKRAGYPIAHLDNTNTKKERDAILKWFNQTPNAIITSVSILTTGFDEPSVQSIILNRATKSLTLYYQMIGRGSRIIPGKSHFNVIDLGNNFHRFGPWGADLDWQKMFRAPNFYLDNLLTDEDIESTFKYELPEDVKKEFANTKEEDLYFDVKRVYIDTIQSGQSSKKVLEKSIVHHTKMCVENSEDVFDALILAKKLGGDIDDRIHRYSKCICKSTHNFIDWLQDDYRKKLNSHIRANFDDVYEEIHGHPPPEE; encoded by the coding sequence TTGAGCGCCACAGATTCAAAAAATAAAGTAGGAAAGAGCCTATATAACTATCAAAAAGAAGCATTATTCAATATTTTTAAAAGTTTTGAAAATGCTCCTGAGAATTACCACTTGTTATACCAGCTTCCCACAGGAGGTGGTAAAACTGTAATTTTCTCAGAAATTACTCGTCAGTATTTAAAACATTATCAAAAGAAAGTTTTAATAATGACGCACCGAATCGAATTATGTAAGCAAACAGCAAGAATGCTTGGAGAGTTTGGTGTAGAAAATAAGATTATTGATAGTAAGGCAGAGTTAGATGATCAAGGTGATTACGATTGTTTTGTAGCAATGGTTGAAACCTTAAATAACCGTTTGAATGATGATATTTTAGATATCTCAGATGTAGGTTTGGTAATTATTGATGAGGCTCATTACAACTCATTTACAAAGTTATTCAAGTTCTTTAATAAATCTTTCATATTAGGTGTTACAGCAACTCCTTTGAGTTCGAATATTAAAATGCCAATGAAAGACAACTATGACCATTTAATAGTTGGAGAAAGTATAGCAACTCTTATTGAAAATGAATATTTAGCAAAAGCTAACATATATTCATATAATGTAGGTTTAACTTCATTAGAAGTAGGAGCGAATGGTGATTATACGGTTAAATCTTCTGAAGATTTATATACAAATTCTAATATGCTGTCTAAGCTTCTGCAAGCTTATGAAGAAAGAGCAAAAGGAACAAAAACACTAATCTTTAATAATGGTATCAACACATCTCTATATGTTTATGATACTTTTAAAAGAGCGGGATATCCAATTGCTCATTTAGATAATACGAATACAAAAAAGGAGAGAGATGCTATTTTAAAATGGTTTAATCAAACTCCAAACGCAATTATAACTTCTGTAAGTATTTTAACTACAGGTTTTGATGAACCTTCAGTTCAATCTATCATTTTAAATAGAGCTACAAAATCGTTAACTTTATATTATCAGATGATTGGTCGTGGTTCACGTATCATTCCTGGGAAATCACACTTTAATGTAATTGATTTAGGAAATAACTTCCATAGATTTGGACCTTGGGGTGCTGATTTAGACTGGCAAAAAATGTTTAGAGCTCCAAATTTCTATCTAGACAATTTATTAACTGATGAGGATATAGAAAGTACATTTAAGTACGAATTACCTGAAGATGTTAAGAAAGAATTTGCAAATACTAAGGAAGAAGATTTATATTTCGATGTAAAACGCGTTTATATTGACACAATTCAGTCCGGACAAAGTTCTAAGAAAGTATTAGAGAAATCTATTGTACATCATACAAAAATGTGTGTAGAAAATAGTGAAGATGTATTTGATGCGTTAATCTTAGCTAAGAAATTAGGAGGCGATATTGATGATAGAATTCACAGGTATTCAAAATGTATTTGTAAATCCACACACAATTTCATCGATTGGTTACAAGATGATTACAGAAAAAAATTAAACTCACATATTAGAGCTAACTTTGATGATGTGTATGAAGAAATTCATGGTCATCCACCACCAGAAGAATAA
- the ytxJ gene encoding bacillithiol system redox-active protein YtxJ yields the protein MGVFGNMFKKSSGQKKEEVKQNNINWIPLKTVDQIKAVTKRSHNKPVGIFKHSTRCAISKTVIKNFDQGFPKELNEKIDIFYIDLLNYRDVSNEVGYEYQVLHQSPQFLLINKGEAVLHASHYDITQIDLEKILK from the coding sequence ATGGGAGTTTTTGGAAATATGTTTAAAAAATCATCAGGACAAAAGAAAGAAGAAGTAAAACAAAATAATATCAATTGGATTCCTTTAAAGACTGTAGATCAAATTAAAGCTGTTACGAAAAGGTCACACAATAAGCCAGTGGGGATTTTTAAACACTCTACACGTTGTGCAATTAGTAAAACTGTAATTAAAAACTTTGATCAAGGTTTTCCAAAAGAATTAAATGAGAAGATAGATATCTTTTACATAGACCTTTTAAATTATAGAGATGTTTCTAATGAAGTAGGATACGAATATCAAGTATTACACCAATCTCCTCAGTTTCTTTTAATTAATAAAGGAGAGGCTGTTTTACATGCTTCGCATTACGATATTACACAAATTGATTTAGAAAAAATCTTAAAATAA
- a CDS encoding carbohydrate-binding protein, which yields MKTLIKLLVLLVATSVYARDIYVAKNGNDTNSGEQNSPYLTIAKACEVAMPGDVVYIRAGRYEETIRPVRSGVAGNPIVFTSFPGENVIISAMESLNGWTSDGEGRWKTTVNWDLGQRNFVMNGTTVLDLARWPNNTDGDRFTLNSLRNDGGSQDNVSTNAFLTDSDIPNWNWANGGSIMFYGDRAGSGWTTWRAWIKSQSSGRVNFDAIKNQDWIISAHPPGDFGDYYLEGIKEALDYQNEWFFDASIRTLFVQLPGGVKPNDGEVQMSRREVTANLEGRNHIHIENMALFGGNVSIKGTGNKLNRVTLLYGSMTRGINPNFNSGINAIDIKSGSNNTIIEHCEIGFGDATGVWDSGTASIIRNNYIHDFDFLGSYDAPIMARGGRNTKIIRNYISRGGRDAIQIVNKNSEVAWNDVSQSNLIADDCALLYTINKGLNLEIHHNWFHDAESRGKLKKAAGIYLDNDAEGVRVYRNVVWNVEWTNVQINWDGKDIDIFNNTLVKAKGGTMGAWHKAGTMFTNVKVWNNITDRNATDQGGNQETEGTWEPQSDKQNNLVDKTSFIDHINNDFKLKDGSLAVDFGRQITGITNGFKGSSPDVGAYEVGDNWVPGPDWKLSEGANGSCYNLPGESCNCTPTIWYKDEDGDGLGDINNSTEACNRPNGYVIDNTDNCDNDAANRCDILHQVGVKIEAEDFNNQQGVQIETNGGTTNLGFIENNDFTIYKVNVNRAGTYTLTFRVASASQGGEITVTSDNTSSNTTKIAVSNTGGWRDWQEISTTVQLSNGIQNIKTTFEGTSSFLFNIDWFRIDSSVLSIDENEISKVKVYPNPTNNIIVVEGLNKEHNFNLVDLNGRAIQKVNLNPTNNSFDISNLSQGIYFLKSLRVDFTHKIIKN from the coding sequence ATGAAAACTTTAATTAAACTTCTAGTACTTTTAGTTGCTACTTCAGTATATGCACGAGATATTTACGTAGCTAAAAATGGAAATGATACGAATTCAGGTGAACAGAATTCACCATACTTAACAATAGCTAAAGCTTGTGAAGTAGCTATGCCTGGTGATGTTGTATACATTAGAGCTGGTAGATATGAAGAAACAATTAGACCTGTTAGGTCTGGAGTTGCAGGTAATCCCATCGTTTTTACATCTTTTCCTGGTGAAAATGTGATTATATCTGCTATGGAATCTTTAAATGGTTGGACTTCTGATGGCGAAGGCAGATGGAAAACAACGGTGAATTGGGATTTAGGACAACGTAATTTTGTAATGAATGGAACTACTGTTTTAGATTTAGCAAGATGGCCAAATAATACCGATGGAGATCGTTTTACTTTAAATTCTCTTCGTAATGACGGAGGAAGTCAAGATAATGTTTCAACAAATGCATTTTTAACCGATTCTGATATTCCGAATTGGAACTGGGCTAATGGAGGTTCTATTATGTTCTATGGAGATCGAGCAGGTTCTGGTTGGACAACTTGGAGGGCTTGGATTAAGAGTCAGTCTTCAGGCCGTGTAAATTTTGATGCAATAAAGAATCAAGATTGGATTATTAGTGCTCATCCTCCTGGAGATTTTGGAGATTATTATTTAGAAGGAATTAAAGAAGCTTTAGATTATCAAAATGAATGGTTTTTTGATGCTTCTATCCGAACACTTTTTGTGCAATTACCTGGTGGAGTAAAACCAAATGATGGTGAAGTTCAAATGTCAAGAAGAGAAGTCACTGCAAATTTAGAAGGACGTAATCATATTCACATAGAAAATATGGCTTTATTCGGTGGTAATGTTTCTATAAAAGGAACAGGAAATAAACTAAATAGAGTTACACTTTTATATGGAAGTATGACAAGAGGAATTAATCCAAATTTTAATTCTGGAATTAATGCTATAGATATTAAAAGCGGATCAAATAATACCATTATAGAACATTGTGAAATTGGGTTTGGCGATGCTACTGGAGTATGGGATTCTGGTACAGCTTCAATTATTAGAAATAACTATATACACGATTTTGATTTTTTAGGTTCTTACGATGCTCCAATAATGGCAAGAGGAGGAAGAAATACAAAAATTATAAGAAATTATATTTCAAGAGGAGGGAGAGATGCAATTCAAATTGTAAACAAAAATTCTGAAGTTGCTTGGAATGACGTATCTCAAAGTAATCTTATTGCTGATGATTGTGCTTTATTGTATACAATTAATAAAGGTTTGAATCTAGAAATTCATCATAATTGGTTTCATGATGCAGAAAGTAGAGGGAAATTAAAAAAAGCTGCAGGTATTTATTTAGATAATGATGCAGAAGGAGTGCGAGTTTATAGAAATGTAGTTTGGAACGTAGAATGGACTAATGTTCAGATTAATTGGGATGGAAAAGACATCGATATCTTTAACAATACTTTAGTGAAAGCCAAAGGAGGAACAATGGGTGCGTGGCATAAAGCAGGAACAATGTTTACTAATGTAAAAGTTTGGAATAATATTACAGATCGTAATGCTACAGATCAAGGCGGAAATCAAGAAACAGAAGGAACTTGGGAACCACAATCTGATAAACAAAATAATCTTGTTGATAAAACATCTTTTATTGATCATATAAATAATGATTTTAAACTAAAAGATGGTTCATTAGCTGTAGATTTTGGAAGACAAATTACAGGAATAACAAATGGTTTTAAAGGAAGTTCACCAGATGTAGGTGCTTATGAAGTAGGTGATAATTGGGTTCCTGGACCAGATTGGAAACTTTCTGAAGGAGCTAATGGGAGTTGTTATAATTTACCTGGAGAATCTTGTAATTGTACGCCAACAATTTGGTATAAAGATGAGGATGGAGATGGATTAGGTGATATTAATAATTCTACAGAGGCTTGTAATAGACCTAATGGTTATGTGATTGATAACACAGATAATTGTGATAATGATGCAGCTAATAGATGTGATATTTTACACCAAGTAGGAGTTAAAATTGAAGCCGAAGATTTTAATAATCAGCAAGGAGTTCAAATAGAAACTAATGGAGGGACAACAAACCTAGGGTTTATTGAGAATAATGATTTTACAATTTATAAAGTTAATGTGAACAGAGCAGGTACTTATACCTTAACTTTTAGGGTTGCAAGTGCGAGTCAAGGAGGAGAAATTACGGTTACTTCGGATAATACTTCATCTAATACAACGAAAATTGCTGTTTCAAATACTGGCGGATGGCGAGATTGGCAAGAAATATCAACTACAGTGCAGTTGTCAAATGGAATACAAAACATAAAAACTACATTTGAAGGTACTAGTAGTTTCTTGTTTAATATTGATTGGTTTAGAATTGATTCATCTGTATTATCTATTGATGAAAATGAAATTTCTAAAGTAAAAGTGTATCCAAATCCAACAAATAACATTATTGTGGTAGAGGGTCTAAATAAAGAACATAACTTTAATTTGGTAGACTTAAATGGAAGAGCTATTCAAAAAGTAAATTTAAATCCTACCAATAATAGTTTTGATATTTCAAATTTATCTCAAGGAATATATTTTTTAAAATCTTTGCGTGTAGATTTTACTCATAAGATTATAAAGAATTAA